A genome region from Hymenobacter tibetensis includes the following:
- a CDS encoding TonB-dependent receptor — protein MRNKLLLVLLLGFTLLLGGHVGLGQGVTTSAMKGLVLDSKNQPLPGATVVATHLPTGTKYGTATRDNGQYDLLNMRVGGPYELAISFVGSQTYTDTGIQLALGKTFESKVTLADGTQALGEVVVKGNRDGQINKDRTGASTNISSAAIRTLPTISRSQEDFTRLTPQSSGLSFGGRNTLYNNFSLDGSIFNNSFGLDAPTPGGQTNSQPVSLDAIEQLEVSLAPYDVRQGGFTGAGVNAVTKSGTNDFKGTVYTYLRNESLIGEKVGDVQLTNPDLKFNQTGFALGGPILKNKLFFFTNAEITRRDDPGLTFRPASSAAEAQAALNGSVDGVSRVLESDLISIRQRLIDVYGYDPGTYRDFTYRTSSDKFLVKFDWNITPKSTFSLRYNYLKSYREQGPHPIAIAPSSRVQGVNTLQYSNSGYTIHNNLNSLVGELNSRIGEKFSNKAQLSFSAFRDYRELPSNKLFPMIDLTRNGTTYVSVGTEQFSAENRLDQNITQFTDNLSYFAGAHVLTAGVTYEQFNFVNDFNLQRYGYNRLEVDSLFKYTTPGQSGFLDLNATAEAGGRNRVKSADVKVAQLGLYLQDEWNVTPAFKLTLGVRADMPIYNTDVAPNTQILNAPLLDSKGQPATVDVTKFPKNTPLFSPRLGFNYAIENDLTTQVRGGTGIFTGRIPFVWISNQASNSQFDPGYTFQINGTANDFKFPQVWRSNLAIDQQLPGGIVATLEAIYSKDRNAAIHRNYNFVTPTETLTGADTRLIYPAAGPRITPGFTGPDGQFSFLDAGVIVLENTNKGYQYNLTGQLKKDFANGLYVQAAYTYSRAKDVTSNPGEIAADAYQRNPVIGNANNPQLAFSDFGLQHRIIGAAGKRFSYGNGKMATTLSFFFEAAQGNRFSYTYAGDLNRDGIPGNDLLFVPATRDQINLVDIRDAAGTVLVTAAQQWEQLNAYISQDDYLSEQRGSFTARNGAISPWYTQLDAKVLQDFSVAAGERKHTFQLSFDIQNLGNLLSSDWGVRRVYANNRFIEASYPTATSNVPAYQFRGGNQTFINNTDLNSRWRAQIGLRYIFD, from the coding sequence ATGAGAAACAAACTTCTACTTGTTCTACTACTGGGCTTTACGCTCCTGCTTGGCGGCCACGTTGGGCTTGGGCAAGGAGTTACCACGTCCGCCATGAAGGGGCTGGTGCTGGATAGCAAAAACCAACCGTTACCCGGCGCCACCGTGGTAGCCACCCACCTTCCGACCGGCACCAAATACGGCACTGCCACCCGCGACAATGGCCAGTACGACTTGCTCAACATGCGCGTTGGCGGACCGTATGAGCTGGCAATTTCCTTCGTGGGGTCCCAAACCTACACCGATACGGGCATTCAGCTGGCGCTCGGCAAAACGTTTGAAAGCAAAGTGACACTGGCCGATGGCACGCAGGCGCTGGGCGAGGTGGTAGTGAAGGGCAACCGCGACGGCCAAATCAACAAGGACCGCACGGGGGCATCCACCAACATCAGCAGTGCTGCTATCCGTACGCTGCCCACTATCAGCCGCTCCCAGGAAGATTTTACGCGCCTCACGCCCCAAAGCAGCGGCCTGAGCTTTGGCGGACGCAACACGCTTTACAACAACTTCTCGCTCGACGGCTCCATTTTCAACAACTCGTTCGGGCTAGATGCGCCTACGCCGGGCGGCCAAACCAACTCGCAGCCGGTTAGCCTCGATGCCATCGAGCAGTTGGAAGTGAGCTTGGCACCTTACGATGTGCGGCAGGGTGGCTTTACGGGCGCCGGCGTGAATGCTGTAACCAAGAGCGGCACCAACGACTTTAAAGGCACCGTGTACACGTACCTGCGCAATGAGAGCCTAATCGGAGAGAAAGTAGGCGACGTTCAACTCACCAATCCCGACCTCAAATTCAACCAGACTGGGTTTGCGCTGGGCGGTCCTATCCTTAAGAACAAGCTGTTCTTTTTCACCAACGCTGAAATTACGCGGCGCGACGACCCAGGCCTCACGTTCCGTCCTGCTAGTAGCGCCGCTGAAGCCCAGGCCGCCCTCAACGGCTCGGTTGATGGGGTGAGCCGCGTATTGGAGAGTGACCTAATCAGCATTCGACAGCGCCTGATTGATGTGTATGGCTACGACCCCGGCACCTACCGAGACTTTACCTACCGCACCTCCAGCGACAAGTTCCTGGTGAAATTCGACTGGAACATCACGCCCAAAAGCACTTTCTCGCTGCGCTACAACTACCTGAAGAGCTACCGCGAGCAAGGTCCGCACCCCATTGCCATTGCGCCATCCAGCCGGGTGCAGGGCGTGAACACGCTGCAATATTCCAACTCGGGCTACACCATCCACAACAACTTGAACTCATTGGTAGGCGAGTTAAACTCGCGCATCGGTGAGAAGTTCAGCAACAAGGCCCAACTCAGCTTCTCAGCTTTCCGCGACTACCGCGAACTGCCTTCCAACAAGCTGTTTCCGATGATAGACCTCACGCGCAACGGCACCACTTACGTGAGCGTGGGCACCGAGCAGTTTTCGGCTGAGAACCGGCTAGACCAGAACATTACGCAGTTCACTGATAACCTAAGCTACTTCGCTGGTGCCCACGTGCTAACGGCCGGCGTTACCTACGAGCAGTTCAACTTCGTCAACGACTTCAATTTGCAGCGCTACGGCTACAATCGTCTCGAAGTAGACAGCTTGTTCAAGTACACAACTCCTGGGCAATCAGGCTTTTTAGACCTCAATGCAACAGCTGAAGCCGGCGGCCGCAACCGGGTAAAGTCGGCGGACGTGAAGGTGGCGCAGTTGGGCTTGTACCTTCAGGATGAGTGGAACGTCACGCCCGCGTTCAAGCTGACGCTTGGCGTCCGCGCCGACATGCCCATCTACAACACCGACGTGGCCCCGAACACCCAAATCCTGAACGCTCCCCTGCTCGACTCCAAGGGCCAGCCAGCCACGGTTGACGTCACCAAGTTTCCGAAGAACACACCGTTGTTTTCGCCGCGGCTGGGTTTCAACTACGCCATCGAAAACGACCTTACCACCCAGGTTCGGGGCGGCACGGGCATTTTCACCGGCCGTATTCCGTTCGTATGGATCAGCAACCAAGCTTCTAACTCGCAGTTCGACCCTGGCTATACCTTCCAGATCAACGGTACGGCCAATGACTTCAAGTTTCCGCAGGTATGGCGCTCCAACCTGGCCATCGACCAGCAACTGCCGGGCGGTATTGTAGCTACGCTGGAAGCTATTTACTCTAAAGACCGGAATGCCGCCATTCACCGCAACTACAACTTCGTGACGCCGACCGAAACCCTAACGGGTGCGGATACGCGCTTGATTTATCCGGCGGCAGGTCCACGCATCACACCGGGTTTCACGGGTCCGGATGGGCAGTTCAGCTTCCTAGACGCCGGCGTGATTGTACTCGAAAACACCAACAAAGGCTACCAGTACAACCTCACCGGACAGCTGAAAAAAGACTTCGCCAACGGCCTATACGTGCAAGCAGCCTACACCTACTCGCGCGCCAAAGACGTAACGTCGAACCCCGGCGAAATTGCGGCCGATGCGTACCAGCGCAACCCGGTGATTGGCAATGCCAACAATCCGCAGCTGGCGTTCAGCGACTTTGGGTTGCAGCACCGCATCATTGGAGCCGCCGGTAAGCGCTTTAGCTATGGCAACGGGAAGATGGCCACCACGCTTAGCTTCTTCTTTGAAGCTGCCCAAGGCAACCGCTTTTCCTACACCTACGCTGGCGACCTGAACCGCGACGGTATTCCGGGCAACGACTTGCTGTTTGTGCCTGCTACCCGCGACCAAATCAACCTGGTGGACATTCGGGATGCCGCGGGTACTGTGCTGGTTACGGCCGCGCAGCAGTGGGAGCAGCTGAATGCCTACATCAGCCAAGACGATTACCTGTCCGAGCAACGTGGCAGCTTCACGGCCCGCAACGGCGCCATTAGCCCGTGGTACACCCAGTTGGATGCCAAGGTATTGCAGGACTTCTCGGTGGCAGCCGGTGAGCGGAAGCACACCTTCCAACTTAGCTTCGACATTCAGAACCTAGGCAACTTACTCAGCTCCGATTGGGGCGTGCGACGCGTGTACGCCAACAACCGGTTCATCGAAGCCAGCTACCCAACGGCCACCTCGAACGTGCCCGCGTACCAGTTCCGCGGCGGCAACCAAACCTTCATCAACAACACCGACCTCAACAGCCGCTGGCGTGCCCAGATTGGCCTGCGCTACATTTTCGATTAA
- a CDS encoding flavin reductase family protein: MRHITPDDLKGFEKVFRLNLINALPGYKPTNLIGTADEGGFTNLAIFSSVIHLGSAPAVLGIVTRPTTVPRHTYQNLKTTGCFTINHVHAGFVAQAHYTSADFPAEESEFEQCHFTAEFRDGFPAPYVAESKISIGLRLKEELPIHNGTALLVGTVEHIYLPENVLLPDGTLDLVAVDDVCVSGLDTYYRATQVGAFAYARPGQGPQYKESSKDANG; encoded by the coding sequence ATGCGCCACATCACCCCCGACGACCTTAAGGGTTTCGAGAAGGTATTTCGTCTCAACCTGATCAATGCTCTGCCCGGCTACAAGCCCACCAACCTCATTGGCACTGCCGACGAAGGCGGGTTCACCAACCTGGCCATTTTCAGCTCGGTGATTCACCTGGGGTCGGCACCAGCGGTGTTGGGCATCGTTACGCGGCCGACCACCGTGCCGCGCCATACCTACCAGAACCTGAAAACCACGGGCTGTTTCACCATCAACCACGTGCACGCCGGCTTTGTAGCCCAGGCCCACTACACCTCCGCCGACTTCCCGGCCGAAGAATCGGAGTTCGAGCAATGCCATTTCACGGCCGAGTTCCGCGACGGTTTTCCAGCGCCCTATGTGGCTGAAAGCAAAATCAGTATCGGGTTGCGGTTGAAGGAAGAATTGCCGATTCATAACGGCACGGCACTCCTGGTGGGCACCGTGGAGCATATCTACCTTCCCGAAAACGTGCTGCTGCCCGACGGCACCCTCGACCTGGTCGCCGTCGACGATGTTTGCGTATCCGGCCTCGATACTTACTACCGAGCTACGCAGGTGGGGGCATTTGCCTACGCCCGGCCCGGCCAAGGCCCGCAGTACAAGGAGAGCAGCAAGGACGCAAACGGCTAG
- a CDS encoding aldo/keto reductase: MAGTTSTSFDATYTLGGDITINRMGYGAMRITGDGIWGPPKDHDESIRVLKRAVELGVNFIDTADSYGPNVSEELIAEALHPYPSSLVIATKGGLTRTGPNQWPINAHPDHLRQALEGSLKRLKLDQIDLYQLHRIDPEVPFEQTLEFLQQAQEQGLVKHIGLSEVTVEQIKKAQEYVRVVSVQNMYSVDNRKWEAELEYTEQHGIAFIPWYPLSGGNEQALSKLDQIGQKYNATKQQVALSWLLHRAPNILLIPGTSKVQHLEENMKAASISLSQEDMAELEALHQA; encoded by the coding sequence ATGGCAGGCACAACCAGCACTTCTTTTGACGCTACCTACACATTGGGCGGCGATATCACCATCAACCGCATGGGCTACGGCGCCATGCGCATCACCGGCGACGGTATCTGGGGTCCACCTAAAGACCACGACGAATCCATACGCGTACTGAAGCGGGCGGTGGAGCTAGGCGTCAACTTCATTGACACCGCTGATAGCTACGGCCCGAACGTATCGGAAGAATTGATTGCCGAGGCCTTACACCCGTATCCGTCCAGTCTGGTGATTGCTACTAAGGGTGGACTTACGCGCACAGGTCCCAACCAATGGCCCATCAATGCTCACCCCGACCATCTGCGGCAAGCATTGGAAGGCAGCCTGAAGCGGCTGAAGCTCGATCAAATCGACTTGTACCAGCTGCACCGCATCGACCCGGAGGTACCCTTTGAACAAACGCTGGAATTTTTGCAGCAAGCCCAGGAACAAGGGCTGGTGAAGCATATTGGGTTGTCGGAGGTCACCGTCGAGCAAATCAAGAAGGCCCAGGAATACGTGCGGGTGGTGTCGGTACAGAACATGTACAGTGTTGACAACCGCAAGTGGGAGGCCGAACTGGAGTACACCGAGCAACACGGTATTGCGTTCATTCCGTGGTATCCGCTCAGCGGCGGCAACGAGCAGGCCCTCAGCAAACTCGACCAGATTGGCCAGAAATACAACGCCACCAAACAACAAGTGGCGTTGAGCTGGCTGCTGCACCGGGCGCCCAACATCCTGCTCATCCCGGGCACCTCGAAAGTGCAGCACCTGGAGGAGAATATGAAAGCAGCTTCCATCTCACTTTCGCAGGAAGATATGGCCGAACTGGAAGCACTGCATCAGGCCTAA
- a CDS encoding DUF885 domain-containing protein codes for MKKFAFTGLLAATLLGACNQQKPAADGSTPIETDISKIKDLSGLFAGYWEEQARLFPLEATTQGDNRYNDQLPNDQTRAFRQQVQGFYEKYLNGLKKFNREKLSENDKISYDIFQYDLETKLEGLKLNLWMMPFQQFWGLPISMGQYGSGEGVQPFKTAKDYDNWLGRVRGFSVWGDSAIVNFRQGMKAGVVLPKTLVERMVPQMRALEVTDPTKSLFYGPINRFPKEISAEDKERITAAYKKAIMEELVPTYRKLGNFLEKEYLPKARTTTGIAAVPGGPEIYRYYVKSWTTTDKTPEEIYQTGLSEVKRIRTEMEKVKAQVGFKGDLKAFFASLKTDPKLMPYQTPEDVLGAFRTIQAKITPNLSKMFGRTPKTPFEIRQTEAFRAASASAEYNQGSPDGSRPGIFYIPILDAKTFNVTSGMESLFLHEAIPGHHYQISLQQENDKLPKFRRFAWYGAMGEGWALYTESLGKELGLYTDPYQYMGALGDEMHRAVRLVVDVAMHSKNMTREQAIAYMLENEAISEEGATAEIERYMAIPGQALSYKIGALKIRELREKYQKQLGPKTNALREQYPGQNKEHFHLAGFHDELLKDGVMPLSVLERKMDTWAYGEK; via the coding sequence ATGAAGAAATTTGCCTTTACTGGCTTGCTAGCTGCAACCCTATTAGGTGCTTGCAACCAACAAAAACCTGCTGCGGATGGCAGCACTCCTATCGAAACGGACATCAGTAAAATCAAGGACCTATCAGGTCTGTTTGCGGGGTACTGGGAAGAGCAGGCGCGCCTGTTCCCGCTGGAGGCTACCACGCAGGGCGACAACCGCTACAACGACCAGCTGCCGAACGACCAAACCCGCGCCTTCCGCCAGCAGGTGCAAGGCTTCTACGAGAAATACCTCAACGGCCTCAAGAAATTCAACCGCGAAAAGCTGTCGGAAAACGACAAGATCAGCTACGACATCTTTCAGTATGACTTGGAAACCAAGCTGGAAGGGTTGAAGCTGAACCTCTGGATGATGCCGTTTCAGCAGTTCTGGGGCTTGCCCATTTCTATGGGGCAGTATGGCTCCGGCGAGGGAGTGCAGCCGTTCAAAACAGCTAAAGACTACGATAACTGGCTGGGCCGGGTACGTGGCTTCTCGGTGTGGGGCGACTCGGCTATCGTCAATTTCCGGCAAGGCATGAAGGCCGGGGTGGTGCTGCCCAAAACGCTGGTGGAGCGGATGGTTCCGCAGATGCGTGCTTTAGAAGTGACGGACCCAACTAAGAGCTTGTTCTACGGCCCCATCAACCGCTTCCCAAAAGAAATTTCCGCCGAAGACAAAGAGCGGATTACAGCCGCGTACAAGAAAGCCATCATGGAAGAGCTGGTGCCTACGTACCGGAAGCTCGGCAACTTCTTGGAGAAAGAGTACCTGCCCAAAGCTCGGACCACTACCGGTATTGCGGCTGTGCCTGGCGGGCCAGAAATCTACCGCTACTACGTGAAGAGCTGGACTACCACCGACAAAACGCCCGAGGAAATTTACCAGACTGGCTTGTCGGAAGTGAAGCGCATTCGTACGGAAATGGAGAAAGTGAAAGCGCAAGTTGGGTTCAAGGGTGACTTGAAAGCCTTCTTTGCGTCGCTGAAGACCGACCCCAAGCTGATGCCGTACCAGACGCCGGAAGATGTGTTGGGCGCTTTCCGGACTATTCAGGCTAAAATCACGCCCAACCTGTCCAAGATGTTTGGGCGCACTCCCAAAACGCCGTTTGAAATTCGACAAACCGAAGCCTTCCGCGCCGCCTCGGCCTCAGCCGAGTACAACCAAGGCAGCCCCGATGGCTCCCGGCCTGGCATCTTCTACATCCCGATTCTGGACGCCAAAACCTTCAACGTGACGTCGGGCATGGAGTCGTTGTTCTTGCACGAAGCCATTCCGGGCCACCACTATCAGATTTCGCTGCAACAGGAAAACGACAAGCTACCGAAGTTTCGCCGGTTTGCCTGGTATGGAGCCATGGGCGAGGGCTGGGCGCTATACACCGAAAGCCTGGGCAAAGAGCTAGGGCTCTACACCGACCCCTACCAGTACATGGGCGCCCTCGGCGACGAGATGCACCGCGCCGTCCGCTTGGTAGTAGACGTAGCCATGCACAGCAAAAACATGACCCGGGAACAGGCCATTGCCTACATGCTAGAGAACGAAGCCATCAGTGAAGAAGGCGCTACGGCCGAAATCGAGCGGTACATGGCTATTCCGGGGCAGGCGCTGAGCTACAAAATAGGCGCGCTGAAAATCCGGGAGCTACGCGAAAAATACCAGAAGCAGCTAGGACCTAAGACGAATGCGCTGCGTGAGCAGTATCCAGGTCAAAATAAGGAGCATTTCCATTTGGCGGGTTTCCACGATGAGCTGCTCAAAGACGGGGTGATGCCGCTTTCAGTGCTCGAACGCAAGATGGATACCTGGGCTTACGGCGAGAAATAA
- a CDS encoding T9SS type A sorting domain-containing protein: MQIQNDPEVNQDCDVLVPLPVELISFDAKYNNSQVVLRWATASEKDALNFAVERSSDAKNFSPVAVVQAAGNSSTRRDYEATDRNVRNGLSYYRLKQTDLDGTFTYSPVVPVQVGDDAQPQRLEAYGDQGNLNIVLQMPGTVQQLRVLDMMGRVLYTESIPEGATGLVTRSVPMGSENRVYMVQAVTSEGVVSKKFATMR; the protein is encoded by the coding sequence GTGCAGATCCAAAACGATCCTGAGGTTAACCAGGATTGTGACGTACTGGTGCCTCTTCCCGTGGAGCTAATTAGCTTCGATGCTAAGTACAACAACAGCCAAGTGGTACTCCGCTGGGCCACGGCATCAGAGAAAGACGCCCTCAACTTTGCGGTGGAGCGTTCTTCGGATGCCAAGAATTTCAGCCCCGTTGCTGTAGTGCAAGCTGCTGGTAACTCTTCCACGCGCCGCGACTATGAAGCAACTGACCGCAATGTGCGTAACGGATTGAGCTACTACCGCTTGAAGCAAACCGACTTGGACGGCACATTCACGTATTCGCCCGTCGTACCTGTACAAGTAGGGGACGACGCACAGCCACAGCGACTGGAAGCCTACGGTGACCAAGGCAACCTCAACATTGTACTGCAAATGCCAGGTACGGTGCAGCAACTGCGAGTACTCGATATGATGGGCCGAGTGCTTTACACCGAATCCATACCTGAAGGCGCTACCGGCCTTGTTACACGCTCGGTGCCCATGGGTAGCGAAAACCGCGTGTACATGGTGCAAGCCGTTACGTCGGAAGGAGTGGTAAGCAAGAAGTTTGCAACGATGCGTTAA
- a CDS encoding 3-ketoacyl-ACP reductase — protein sequence MESISGKNALVTGAGKGIGRAVALALAQEGVHVALLARTESQLQDVAKEVEALGVKATIVVADVADRAAVETAVSQAEATLGTIDILINNAGIGTFAKLVDMDPAEWEHIVQVNLMGTYYTTRAVLPGMIARETGDIINIASTAGQRGAATTSAYSASKFAIMGLTESLMQEVRKHNIRVSALTPSTIATELAISNKLTDGNPDKVMQPEDLAEFIVSQLKLNRRIFIKEAGMWSTNP from the coding sequence ATGGAATCCATCAGTGGAAAAAATGCCCTTGTAACGGGCGCAGGTAAAGGTATTGGTCGGGCCGTGGCGCTTGCCCTAGCACAAGAGGGCGTACACGTGGCCTTGTTGGCCCGGACCGAGAGTCAATTGCAGGACGTTGCCAAAGAAGTGGAAGCCTTGGGTGTAAAGGCGACCATCGTGGTGGCTGACGTGGCTGACCGCGCTGCGGTGGAGACGGCCGTTTCTCAAGCCGAAGCCACCCTAGGTACCATCGACATCCTAATCAATAATGCGGGCATCGGCACGTTCGCCAAGCTCGTTGACATGGACCCGGCTGAGTGGGAACACATTGTGCAGGTGAACCTGATGGGAACCTACTACACCACCCGTGCTGTGTTGCCCGGCATGATAGCTCGCGAAACCGGCGACATCATCAACATTGCCTCCACGGCTGGCCAGCGCGGCGCGGCCACTACCAGTGCCTACAGTGCGTCCAAATTTGCCATTATGGGCCTCACCGAGTCGCTGATGCAGGAAGTCCGCAAGCACAACATCCGCGTATCGGCCCTCACTCCTAGTACCATTGCCACCGAGCTTGCCATCAGCAACAAGCTCACCGACGGCAACCCCGATAAGGTAATGCAGCCCGAAGACTTAGCTGAGTTCATCGTGTCGCAGCTCAAACTCAACCGCCGCATCTTTATCAAAGAAGCTGGTATGTGGAGCACCAATCCGTAA
- a CDS encoding DUF6345 domain-containing protein, with protein MKKMIVESESPIAKSKVGAEAVISGSADMYGACSIETFSSASPLGLTHEDAQGWIDYVTKFTPGNFWYKDSGVQVWLYEEQYDNWQDTYGADAVVAFYHSGHGAMDNNGVFQIPLGSKWSNRDWAFSSDMRLGNETVRYIFWSTCYSCRISGTHNPIRTWHPANLGFRMLFGFETVSVDDANYGKFFWEEWNKNKSFSTAWLDASWRISHNQTPTVVATGATAAEAQNRVFNERIFDGAATSRNFYHWRWYSAAATTSEMLLASTAAIPAEPKIAILESATTQDRELVKAATVLGFSNKATETMLYDRDGNAYLKDGDKRASVAKDGTISIVTGKYNYENTRQISQDKAITIAKSVLAETGFDKKADLRIEKVIHGFSCGGSSKGGGEIGEPVVTETIVQFRQLIDGLPTINDGNGLVRVSIDNDGNVIAITNSAKKVVDLSTKAKSTLAPDSNRKGAADSKYASFDEKTLDKLFQQKLAAILARNSATETNGTGALRSASAKDAEIIEEKIGYNVNGGYGSIEAQREYEVDFGDNLKKRYKVRVPIYS; from the coding sequence ATGAAAAAGATGATAGTTGAAAGTGAATCCCCGATTGCAAAAAGCAAAGTGGGGGCAGAAGCCGTAATCAGTGGCTCTGCTGACATGTACGGTGCGTGCAGCATCGAAACGTTCAGTTCAGCCAGCCCGCTTGGGCTCACGCACGAAGACGCGCAAGGCTGGATAGATTATGTAACCAAGTTCACGCCCGGCAACTTCTGGTATAAGGATTCCGGGGTTCAGGTTTGGCTGTACGAAGAGCAGTACGACAACTGGCAGGACACCTACGGCGCTGATGCGGTAGTAGCCTTCTACCACTCCGGCCACGGCGCCATGGATAACAATGGCGTGTTCCAGATTCCTCTGGGCAGCAAATGGAGCAACCGCGACTGGGCTTTCTCGTCCGACATGCGGCTCGGCAATGAAACGGTGCGCTACATTTTCTGGTCCACTTGCTATTCATGCCGCATTTCTGGCACCCACAACCCTATTCGTACGTGGCACCCCGCCAACCTCGGGTTCAGAATGCTGTTTGGCTTCGAAACAGTTAGCGTAGACGACGCCAACTATGGCAAGTTCTTCTGGGAAGAGTGGAACAAGAACAAGTCTTTCAGCACTGCGTGGCTAGACGCAAGCTGGCGCATCTCGCACAACCAAACGCCCACCGTCGTCGCGACGGGCGCTACCGCCGCGGAGGCCCAGAACCGGGTGTTCAACGAGCGAATTTTTGATGGCGCTGCTACCTCCCGCAACTTCTATCATTGGCGCTGGTACAGTGCCGCTGCTACCACTTCGGAGATGCTGCTGGCTTCAACTGCTGCTATTCCAGCAGAACCCAAAATAGCTATTCTGGAAAGTGCTACTACGCAGGACAGAGAATTAGTGAAGGCCGCAACTGTATTAGGCTTCTCGAATAAAGCAACCGAAACCATGCTCTATGATCGGGACGGGAATGCGTATTTGAAAGACGGCGACAAACGCGCATCGGTAGCGAAAGACGGTACTATTAGCATAGTAACTGGCAAGTACAATTATGAAAACACTCGCCAGATCAGCCAAGACAAAGCAATTACAATTGCCAAGTCTGTACTAGCTGAAACCGGCTTCGATAAAAAAGCGGATTTGCGGATTGAAAAAGTAATTCATGGCTTTAGCTGCGGCGGTTCCAGCAAAGGCGGTGGCGAAATTGGAGAACCAGTTGTTACGGAAACCATCGTGCAGTTCCGGCAGCTCATTGATGGCCTGCCAACCATCAACGACGGCAACGGCTTGGTGCGGGTGAGCATTGATAATGATGGAAACGTGATTGCCATCACAAACTCCGCGAAAAAAGTCGTGGACCTCAGCACGAAAGCCAAATCAACGCTTGCCCCCGACAGCAACAGAAAAGGCGCAGCCGACAGCAAGTATGCGTCGTTCGACGAAAAAACGCTCGACAAGTTATTTCAGCAAAAGCTGGCTGCTATTCTTGCTCGAAATAGCGCCACCGAAACAAACGGTACCGGCGCTTTAAGATCGGCTAGTGCCAAAGACGCCGAAATTATTGAAGAGAAAATAGGCTATAACGTGAACGGAGGCTACGGTAGCATAGAAGCACAGCGTGAATATGAAGTTGATTTTGGTGACAATCTGAAAAAGAGATATAAAGTAAGAGTGCCTATCTATTCATAG
- a CDS encoding carboxypeptidase-like regulatory domain-containing protein, whose amino-acid sequence MFSSVFSIRRWSPLRLLLTSGLILVALLGLNSAALAQYTVRGTVVDRETKEVLPFVSISVAGTTNGTASNANGEFTLVLKDVPRTLVFSELGHLRDTARVTQANYTTPLQITMAPASVALPEVKVNSYPFQLVEKAFRQLQSSYSRKFYGKAYYRQLTRISNEPTELQEVVWNVKSNPARIEGTTVAQGRYAAKQAATAFSNFSIYTRRYGLYDAGMDSTKSLALLSPNTVKNYLLELKGLLDQDSSTIAEISFETRPEIKYQSSGTIWINIETNKIVRYKMTQPNFTATSSNPNQQFKNPKLSVDMVFQPSSDLVSPIDHMQVDLTADLVTGTKTGTVPLSVTSFTYFYDTSTKATNIPYARASLDDRDLETIKATKYDPEFWANNPVVQRTPVEDEVVASFEKKGAFGTMVKKPQPKAGAQK is encoded by the coding sequence TTGTTCTCGTCTGTTTTTTCTATCCGTCGTTGGTCGCCGTTGCGCTTGCTGCTAACGAGTGGACTTATCTTGGTTGCCCTTCTTGGCCTCAATTCAGCTGCCCTGGCCCAATACACGGTGCGCGGTACCGTGGTTGATAGAGAAACCAAAGAGGTGCTGCCCTTCGTGAGCATTTCGGTGGCGGGCACCACCAACGGCACTGCCAGCAATGCCAACGGAGAGTTTACGCTGGTGCTCAAAGACGTGCCCCGTACGCTGGTCTTCTCGGAGCTAGGTCACCTGCGCGACACGGCGCGTGTAACCCAAGCCAACTACACCACTCCGCTGCAAATAACCATGGCCCCGGCCTCGGTGGCGTTGCCCGAGGTGAAAGTGAACAGCTACCCTTTCCAGCTGGTGGAAAAGGCGTTTCGGCAACTGCAAAGCAGCTACTCCCGCAAATTCTACGGCAAAGCCTACTACCGGCAGCTCACGCGCATCAGCAATGAGCCCACTGAGCTCCAGGAAGTGGTGTGGAACGTGAAATCCAACCCGGCCCGCATCGAAGGAACCACTGTGGCGCAGGGACGCTACGCGGCCAAGCAGGCCGCCACCGCGTTCAGCAACTTCTCGATTTACACCCGCCGCTACGGTCTCTACGACGCTGGTATGGACAGCACCAAGTCGTTGGCGCTGCTCAGCCCCAACACCGTGAAAAACTACTTGCTGGAACTGAAAGGCTTGCTCGACCAAGACAGCAGCACCATTGCGGAAATATCCTTCGAGACGCGGCCAGAAATCAAATACCAGTCTTCCGGTACGATTTGGATCAATATTGAAACCAACAAGATTGTGCGGTACAAGATGACCCAGCCCAATTTTACGGCCACTTCCAGCAACCCCAACCAGCAGTTCAAGAACCCTAAGCTGTCGGTGGATATGGTATTTCAGCCTTCCAGCGACTTGGTTTCTCCCATCGACCACATGCAGGTAGACCTCACCGCCGACTTGGTTACGGGCACCAAAACCGGCACCGTACCACTCAGCGTAACGTCGTTCACTTACTTCTACGACACCTCCACGAAGGCCACCAACATTCCCTACGCCCGCGCCAGCCTCGACGACCGGGACTTGGAAACAATTAAAGCCACCAAATACGACCCTGAGTTCTGGGCCAATAATCCGGTGGTACAGCGCACGCCTGTTGAAGATGAGGTAGTAGCCTCGTTCGAGAAAAAAGGCGCTTTCGGGACCATGGTTAAAAAGCCCCAGCCCAAAGCTGGCGCGCAGAAATAA